CAGTTTGTAAAATAGCGAGGTTTTTAATCGCTATTTTACGGTCAAACCTTGGAATAACTAATTTTGGGATAAGGTGTGGAGAGATTCATACTTCGTAGTCAACAACCCGCTTTTCTGAACATACCTTCGTAATAAAGTCCACTGCCTTCTTATGTTCCGGATGCTCCCGGTAAACTTCCAGCATCTGCATATCGTCAAACTCTGAATACAAAACAATGTCAGATGCGCTTGCAGACTTCCCCACATTTATACCCACTTCAAGGCATTTTACGACCGGGATTTTTTCTTTCAAAGCTTCCAGAAGTATTTTAAGTTTCCTGGCATTTTCAGCTTTACTATGCCCCTCAGCCGAATCCTTGAGCCTGAACATGACGATGTGCTTTATCATCTGTTAAACCTCCAATAGGATTTCAATCCTTGTTTTAATGGCATCTTTAACATCCCCCTTTTCTAAAAGGGAAACCAGTGGAAAATTATAGCTCCCTCTCCCCTTGCGGGAGAGGGCTGGGGTGAGGGGTCGTTGCGAGTGGAAGGCGAAGCAATTTATTAACTTATTTTTTTGTAAAGTATCCCCAGCACATTATGAAGATTATCTAAAATAACATACTGGGCTTTTTTGAAGTCAATCTCATTTTCCGGAAGTGGTTTTTCTATTAGCCGTAAAAATATTTCCCCAAGTTTACGATATTTTTTCTTAATCTCGCCAGAATCGCCATGTTCAATATCATGCCTACAATAAAAATTTCTAATATCCCTAATATCATGTAAGGGTTGATATTCTTCATCCGAAAGATAAATCTTAACTCTTGAACCTTCCCCAGCCCCTTCATAAAGCATAAAATATAAACAATCGATAAAATCGCTAAAAGTTTTTTTGTCATTACAAGATAAGTGTTGAATATTTTTTATGCTTTCCATCATTTTATTTGTAGGTTTAAAAATATCGTTACTGCCCAGAACACACGCCTTTTCATTGCATTTGATTATCAAATTGCAAACAGAATATGCACTTTTTTTAGACGGAAAAACAGTTTCTTCTCTTTTAGATTTATACGGTAATGCTATAAGAACAGAGCGTCTTTGCACTACTGGAAGAGTATCAAAGGGTTGGAATAGCATTGTTGGATATCTGTTACGGATACTTTCGACTTCTTTCGCTTTTTCTATAAAAGATTCGTATTCCCTTAAAAAGGCTGGTTTGAAAGATTCGAAAGTCTTTATTTGCTGACTGGCTAACTTAACAGACTGTGCTGCAGAAGATAGGATGGCCATATCGCGATTAATCATCTCAAAAGCGTTATAATACTCGTATGTTTTAAAAATGGTTGGCGGAACTGCTTCGCGGTATGCTTGTTGCATTCTGGCAAATTCTATGGCTGACTTGATTGCAACACTTTGTGAAACTGTTTCATGGAGCCTTTGTTGCATTTCTATGGCCGATTTGACCGCAGAACTTACAATTAGGGCCTCTTTCATTCTATTTATATCGTGAATGGCCAATTCTAATATTTTCATTAGTACTTAAATCCTTGAATTATTTTATCAAATAAGTGTTTTTATGATAAACCACAATATATAGTATGTCAAGTCTTATTTGAACACTATATATGCTTGGAATAACAAGAGAAACCCATATTTCTACCTTCCCTCCACCACCTTTATCTCCTCCTCCGTCAACCCGTAAAACTCATATACAAGCCTGTCAATCTGGTTGTCGGTGATTTTTACTTGCCTTTCGAAGAGTTCCTTTTCATGCGGAGTCTTTGCCTTCCTGAGTTTCCCGTTGAGTTCGAGCATGCGGTCAACGAGGGAGACCATCTTGTCGTGCATGGATTTTTCTTTAGGGTTTTTAAAATTGATTGTATGGATGGGAAGTTGTTTCAGGTCTATAACTCTAATTGAGACATCAAGAATAATTTTTCGATACCAGTAATTTAGCAGACTAGAATTTACCAAACCCAGTATATACATCAATGAATATGTCTCATTTTTAATTGGGACGATATTCAATAAAACTCCCGCACTATAAGTTTCATCATCATTAAGGTAGCCTGCAACCAGTCGTTGTTTCAGCATAGGATTGCGTAGTTTTTGAACGACTAATCGCGGTCCTTTAAAAAATCGTTCGTCAACCGCATGTGCAAGCCATGGGCCATAACTGACCCAGTTCTTTTTATTCCAAGCCACAGAATAACGCGATACATCTCGTCCAAGCAACTCTTTCTTATAGGTGTCATCTTTTTTACACTCAGCATGAAATAATCTTTTAGTGACAATTTCTTCTGCTTTCGCTTTGCCATGCAACGCTGCAAGTGTTGAACGTCTGTAAAGCGTAAGACCTTGTGATATTTCTACAATAGCACCTAGATCAAAAGTATTTTTTTCAACCTTAAGAATAATTTTGGAATCCTCTTTAGAAATTCTAGGATTGAATCTGAATCTAGGATGCTTCTGCCAAGTACCAAGTATAATTTTTTCAAGTAGGTTATCTATTCCCATTGGCTTAAAACATTCAATCAACTGAGATGATGATATTTCACCTACCAAAACAAATTTGTCACATGTATCAGATTTGCCATCCTTTCTTGCAACAATAATCGCCGAGTCCATTTTTACACCTGAAAAAACATTTTCTGGTAGTACAATAAACGATTCAGGAGTCATATCTTCAGTAAGATATTGACGTAAATGTTCAGTTTGTGATCGAGAAATCCAATAGCTTGGGACAATAAAACCGAACAAGCATTTATCATTAAGTAATTTTGTACCCTTTTCAATAAAATATATATAACTCTCATATTTTCCGCTATTAAGCAAGTAATGCTGTTCTAAATATCGTTTTTCGTTTTCCGAAAAATCTGCACCCCAG
This region of Deltaproteobacteria bacterium genomic DNA includes:
- a CDS encoding Dabb family protein gives rise to the protein MIKHIVMFRLKDSAEGHSKAENARKLKILLEALKEKIPVVKCLEVGINVGKSASASDIVLYSEFDDMQMLEVYREHPEHKKAVDFITKVCSEKRVVDYEV